A stretch of Pangasianodon hypophthalmus isolate fPanHyp1 chromosome 9, fPanHyp1.pri, whole genome shotgun sequence DNA encodes these proteins:
- the LOC113529940 gene encoding circadian-associated transcriptional repressor, giving the protein MKRPRMSSDSDYSIDWLASDDDEDNDSELETECDRELDTLPTAPAAQNSCGPQTCRKSSDISVKGKEDRSCRSSPPSSPTSSFSTGDREPSPSGQEDMSSHSCTPGSPKGKSRQAQKRARCLPVPEQKEKQLTASPTEKDKLFACKCVELQCYIHPLSSILNGLRSGRYRERLSTFQESVAMDRIQRIMGVLQNPCMGGRYIDIILKMEEMLKTWFPNVKPSHQTTAVELTQETALLKKPKLSSAPVPISAGLFNSGTAGASPVAAKAIRVSNLILPAPYSATNLKWLHTSPICSPTAEQGQRTVRNLLTARRDEDVTQDNSVSSTIDTPELNMDSVPSHPPPGKISAPCLERLLKSTESIINHKAPRGMSNMGSGTLS; this is encoded by the exons ATGAAGCGGCCGAGGATGTCATCAGATTCAGACTATTCCATTGACTGGCTGGCcagtgatgatgacgaggaCAATGACAGTGAGCTGGAGACTGAATGTGATCGAGAACTGGACACACTGCCCACCGCTCCTGCAGCTCAGAACAGCTGTGGCCCTCAAACCTGCAGGAAAAGCAGTGACATCTCAGTGAAGGGTAAGGAGGACAGGAGCTGCAGGAGCAGCCCCCCCTCCAGCCCAACCAGCTCTTTCAGCACTGGAGACAGGGAGCCTTCACCATCGGGACAGGAAGACATGTCTAGCCACAGCTGCACCCCGGGAAGCCCTAAAGGCAAAAGCAGACAGGCGCAGAAGAGAGCGCGGTGCCTGCCAGTGCCAgagcaaaaagaaaagcagctcaCAGCCAGCCCAACAGAGAAGGACAAGCTGTTTGCATGCAAG TGTGTGGAGTTGCAGTGCTATATTCACCCACTCTCCTCAATCCTGAATGGCCTTCGTTCTGGCAGATACAGAGAAC GGCTCAGCACTTTCCAGGAGAGTGTAGCCATGGATCGGATCCAGAGAATAATGGGGGTCCTTCAGAATCCTTGCATGGG TGGACGGTATATTGACATCAtcctgaaaatggaggaaatgttGAAGACCTGGTTCCCTAACGTAAAACCCAGCCACCAAACCACTGCTGTGGAGCTGACACAAGAGACCGCACTGCTGAAAAAACCCAAG TTGTCCTCGGCTCCAGTCCCCATTTCTGCTGGTCTCTTCAACTCTGGCACTGCTGGTGCTTCTCCTGTGGCTGCTAAGGCCATACGGGTCAGTAACCTCATCCTCCCAGCACCTTACTCTGCCACCAATCTGAAATGGCTCCACACATCTCCCATCTGCTCACCCACTGCTGAGCAGGGCCAGCGCACAGTCCGGAACTTGCTAACAGCACGCAGGGACGAGGACGTGACACAGGACAACTCAGTTTCCTCCACTATAGACACCCCTGAACTTAACATGGACTCTGTGCCTAGTCATCCGCCTCCAGGAAAGATCAGTGCCCCATGCCTGGAGAGACTACTGAAATCCACAGAGAGCATCATCAACCACAAAGCCCCCAGGGGGATGAGCAATATGGGCTCTGGCACCTTGTCCTAG